The nucleotide sequence GAGTTCATCGGAATGCTGTGATCTATCTCAACAGTATCACTCTGCTGGTCCATAGAGTCGACGCTGGCTGGTGAATCGTTTGGCAAGGGTGTCTTTGCGGTGCTGTTAATCTTGGAGAACTCGTTATCGGTGGGTGAGGATGTGGTGACTCGAGGGTCGTGGCCGTTGAGCGGTGCGGGGATGTACTTTGTTTcttcgaggaagaagaacatgAGGACGGTGACGATGCCGGTGAAAACGGTGGCGGACCAGCAAGCCCAGCGCCAGCCCATTGTCACGGCGACTTGGCCACCGTAGACAGGTCCAAGGTAGTTCTGTATTTGTCAGAATGTGACCGCAGTGGAAGGACTATAGGACTACTCACCCCTACCAGGACCATCATGAAGTAGATACCGTTCATTGTACCACGTTGATGGACGAAGAAAAGTTCCGTGACCTGTCATACCAATAAGCATAAGCGACCTCTTCAATCCATTTGGGTAAAAGCGTACCGTAACCTGGAACAAGGCCTCATTGACAGCTCCAGCGATACCTGCGATAGTATTCATACCGATCATATCCCCAACAGTATGCGTCTCAGCTTGCCACGCCCCAGCACCAAACATAATCAACGACGTAACGAGATAAACAGGTCGACGGCCGATGCGCAGGGCGAtagggatgaagatgatgcagcCGGTTGCAAGACCTGCCATGTTTGCTGCATACCCATTGTTAAGCATATCATAGCTCATCCCGAGCTCTTCGTTGAAGTTTTGCCAGAATGGAACGCTCATGCAGGGACTTGAATGACTTAATTAGCAATGGAATAATAGAACGAGGTTGAAGACGTACATGcaaaacatcatcattgagTACAGGGACAGAAGCACCATATGGAGAGTTTTGCGCATTGGACTCCAGTTCTTAAATCGTTAGAGGAGGCTAATTGTGGATGGGGTTTTCGTACCAGAGGCTGATTGGGATCTGAAGTTGGCCGAGGAGCCAGCACGATATGAGTAGCTTGCAAGTCATTGATGCGCTGCGTGCCCGGAGGCAAGGCATCAATCGTCAAAGTTCCCTCTTCGGACGGCATAATGAGAAGTCAATGAAGATGTTTCAAGATCGCCAAGACTAACAGGACATAGCGACATGTTAAATATCCCAGCCAGAGTTCTCATATCTCGACTAGTTGACGGCGAATGCGGGGTTGGCCGACACTAGATAAGCCTCCAGCCGACGGCCGCAGCATTCCGATCTCGCTGATATGGCATCAACCAATCATCGCTCGGGGAGCGAGTAGTAGACTGGACGATCGAGCTATGCTTAAATAGGCTGGTCGAGCCCATGATAATAAATGACGATGTTACTGGTTCTAGACCTTGCGGTCCCTGCGACAATCAGTGCCGCAAGCGGTATCGCGGCATTCTTGGTCACTTTTGTTTCCCTTTTTGGaatgctgatgatgctgtggGATGTATTGTATAAAAAGGGCAACTCTCTGGAGACGATGGTCTTTATCTTGAAGTATCAGCTCAATACCTTGCATAGGTCTTGGTATAGCTGATATCGTTGCTACCATGCGACTTGTGAGTGATACTTGGACAAACCTTTTCTCAGCACATGACAGTTTGATTGACTAGACCATTCCTGTCTATCTAAGGCTCCTTGCCAAAGTTGAGCACATCCTCAAATCTTCCTTGGCTCTGAATCTCTCCCTGCGAAAGGAGAATTGCTTTCACTTGTTGACTCTGTCCTCCAGTTCTCGCGATACCCTCAAATCCAGACAAACGATGCGTAATCTCAATCACAGTGTGTCCGTTATCCGTAAAGACCTCTTTCACGATGCGCCGCATAGTTGACTCTGTCAGCCCATCAACCGAGGATGTCGCTTCGTCCAGAAGAATAATAGCGTTTTTTCCTTTGATTGAAGAATGCTCGGCTCGTAGGATAGCTCTTGTCAAGGCGAACAACTGGGTTTGGCCAGTTGACATGTGAGGCAACGAGCTAAGAGGGTCGTCCAGGATGTCTACCAGCTTTGCTTCCGGATTGCTGTCGAAATGTCCACAGAGCCCAGTTCGTCCAAGTGCCTTCATTATGGCACTTTCAGGAAGAGTTTCTGAAGGCTACAAAGAAGAAAACAGAGGTAGTTTGTTAATGCAAGTTCTCGTCACAGTTTCAAGCGCGATTACTTACGTCCAAGTTGAAACGAAGACTAGCCTGCGCGAGCAGAAATGGATCTTGCGTGACAGTGATAAAACATCGCTCTCGTATAATTGACAGTGGAACCTGGTTCAAATCGATTCCATCAACTTCGATGGCCCCTGATTGGGTATTGAGAAGACGGAGtagggcgaggaggagagtgCTCTTCCCACTAGGAAAGCCTGTCAGTAACAAATACGTATGATAGAGAGGGGCTCATATAGGGGACCTACCTGCCCGTCCTACCACAGATCACCAAATGCTGACCTGGTTCAATGGATAGGTTGATGTTCTTCAACGCCGGCACGTGCGTCTCTTCGTAAGAGACCGTCAGGTCACGGACCTCAACCGCCCCACGTGAAGGCCAATACTCGGGGACTTCTGCTCCAGATGGCGACTGTTCTTCTGCTACTGTGTCTGCTTCCAGTATCTTCAAACGAGATCTGCAATAGTCATCCAATCAGCAAAGACGTAGATTCAGAAAATTAGAGATAGCTGTCTAGTCCAAGCGCGAACTTACATAGCACCAAGAGATATCTCCAGATTCGTCCAAGACGTGACAAGCGCTAAAAGCGTCGAGTTGGCGACGAGGACAATGTTCAAAGACATGCCAATTTGGCCAGCTGTTGTGCTGCCATCCAAGAATACTGCCAAAGTGATGAGAATCACTGCCATAGCCGCAATGACCAAGTCGAGAACAATATTGAGCCAGAGCTGCAAAGACAGGAGTATGTAAGCTGGTTGCTGGGACCTATCAAGGCATTCCATGTTAGTAGCCTCTGCTTCCTTCACCCAGCCAAATGATCGGATGCTGGCGACACCCTCGACCTGTGAATTGACGACACAGTCAGCCCTGTTTCGTTAAATGCAGATCCAGGTACTTACGGACTCGAGGAAGCTTGAGTAGACAGCAGACTGCGATTCCAGTTGGAGTAGACGAAGTTGCCGAGATGTGCACAGGTACACTCGCTGCACAACGTAGACTACCAACACGCATAGAGGCAACGTGGCAGCTAGCAGCTTTTGGGCGCTGAAAAGAAGGGTAGCCTGCACCAGTAACTTGAAGACCTCTGCGACTGATTAGAAATCCAACTTCTCTTACATATTTTCGGGTGGCTGAGTAATACTAACGGttggaaagagagagaatcGCTGGAGGTAGGTTCTTGTCAACGAGTTGCATATCTTCGCTGAACCTGAGAATCATTAGCCAAGTAAGGAGCCGTGAAATGCAGATGTTTTCCTTTACCGATTCAGTATTGAACCCGTCTCTGTCAATGAGAAGAACAGTAATGGAGCGCTAGGATTAGTTAGCCAGTCCCTTCGTAGGATGGTCGTGCTGCACTGACCCGAAGACTGTTGTCAGCAATCGTTGGTGGAGCTCAGTCCCCGATGTTGGTGCAATCAACATATGAGTAGACCTGCATACCAACCATTAGCTACATGAGAGTATGTTCAGGTACTAAATGACATACCACATTGACCCATTCGTGGCTATCCAGGCTAATAGTGAAAGTATGAGGTAGCCTCCGATATAAAATGTCGTTTGTGAGCCTGATGACTCCGTCCACTTCTGCAGCCAATACTGTGGGAAGGTCACGAAGAATGAGTATGAAGCTGTACAAGTGAGTAGTATGAAGAAGTTCCGCGGGTGCAAAGCTCTCAGATAATATCCTATTACAATCAGCATCTTTCACGTCGTTCGAGTTCTAGCATTACCATATAGTGAGAAGTCTCCTGTTGATCGGCCCAGATCAGCCATAGCCTCAGTTACTTCTAGAGCTTGGCTCTGAATTGTCTTGCTAGATTCAACAAGATCGGTGTTGGTTTCAGCGACTGTCGCCCTGACATGCGTCTGGCATAAATGCGCCGCTTCTTCATCTATTGCGTTTGGTGACCCTTGGTATGTGACCTTTCCGTTGTCCAGAACTAGCAGCGAGTCCGCCAGGCTAAAGTGTTTGGCTGAAGATTGTGAGCATGAATATATCCCGGAAAATATTGTTGAGCACTCACTGGAGTTGGCAATTAAGAAGACTGTAGCACCTGTCTTACGGAAGTGGCCATGGGTTCCCAGAAGATTGGAAACGACCTTTCCCTCAGTGTTGTGATCTAGAGCCGAGAAGCTGTCGTCCAGAAGCACAATTTCGCACCGAGCATATACAGCGCGGGCGAGTGCCTGGTTTATAGTTAGTACCGTAAAGCTTCATAGATAGAGATAGAATCGAGTACATACCAGCCGCTGTCTTTGACCTCCAGAGAGCTTCATACCCCGGCTCCCAATCAAAGTATCGTCCCCGAGCGGGAAGGCTGAGATGTCCTCATCAAGGCAGCAAAGCCTGACAACATGCTTATACCAGCTAGGTTCGAACTTTCCAAAGCCACAAACCGTTTCCTTCAGAGTTCCACTCGGCAACCAGGGCGATTGTTCGCAGTAAGCAATCCGCTTGGTGGACACGGAGATTGTCCCACTTGACGTTGGGATTTCGCCTAGAATGCACCGGGCAACGATCGTCTTTCCGCTTCCAACAGCTCCAGCGCAGATGACTATTGAGCCTTTATTCGCGGTGAAATTGATCGTTTGTAGAACTGGGTGcgatgatgaatgagacTGGACAGTGACAGCTTCAAAGCAAATCGCTGGTAAAGACTTATCATGCTTGGTATCTGTCTTGAACAAGTATCTCTCATCAGCTCTACCAAGCTGGACAAGATAGTCTTGGATTCTCCCAAAAGCAGCCAACGAGCCAATGGCACGAGGCACAATCGTCATGATCATGTTTGCCGGATGGGTTACTAGCCCAAGAAGCGCTGTTGTTGTAAATGCAGTCTCGGCGTCGAGAGTTGACCCACGGAGGTTAGCATACATCACGAATATGACGAATGTCAGTATAGGAGAGAATA is from Fusarium musae strain F31 chromosome 4, whole genome shotgun sequence and encodes:
- a CDS encoding hypothetical protein (EggNog:ENOG41), whose translation is MAGLATGCIIFIPIALRIGRRPVYLVTSLIMFGAGAWQAETHTVGDMIGMNTIAGIAGAVNEALFQVTVTELFFVHQRGTMNGIYFMMVLVGNYLGPVYGGQVAVTMGWRWACWSATVFTGIVTVLMFFFLEETKYIPAPLNGHDPRVTTSSPTDNEFSKINSTAKTPLPNDSPASVDSMDQQSDTVEIDHSIPMNSYWKRHALLTLDKHESTQKRTFWRDVYEPFQLLATFPAVMFAALQYGWSIAMLAILAVTQSSLYSIPPYNFTAAGVGNMNIPPFIGAILGAIFGGPLVDWSIVQIAKRRGGIYEPETRLWLFLVPGLSMTIGCLMYGLTIAKGMPWIINAVGAGFIGFAIGGGGDMSLTFLQDSHEHASYPNSNRPAMV
- a CDS encoding hypothetical protein (EggNog:ENOG41) yields the protein MAVILITLAVFLDGSTTAGQIGMSLNIVLVANSTLLALVTSWTNLEISLGAISRLKILEADTVAEEQSPSGAEVPEYWPSRGAVEVRDLTVSYEETHVPALKNINLSIEPGQHLVICGRTGSGKSTLLLALLRLLNTQSGAIEVDGIDLNQVPLSIIRERCFITVTQDPFLLAQASLRFNLDPSETLPESAIMKALGRTGLCGHFDSNPEAKLVDILDDPLSSLPHMSTGQTQLFALTRAILRAEHSSIKGKNAIILLDEATSSVDGLTESTMRRIVKEVFTDNGHTVIEITHRLSGFEGIARTGGQSQQVKAILLSQGEIQSQGRFEDVLNFGKEP